In Romboutsia lituseburensis, a genomic segment contains:
- a CDS encoding YgiQ family radical SAM protein, whose amino-acid sequence MENKFLPICKQDMIDRGWEELDFVLVTGDAYVDHHSFGTAIISRVLENAGYKVGIIAQPDWKSTDDFMKLGRPRLGFLVNGGNMDSMVNHYSVSKKHREKDMYSPGGKMGLRPDRATIVYCNKIREAYKNVPVIIGGIEASLRRFAHYDYWSDKVRKSMLIDSGADMLVYGMSEKQIVEVANALNDGFDPKYIRHINGTCYVADSLDEIYDDYVLIPSYKEVCDDKVKYAKAFKVQYNEQDPFRGKAIVQKHADKYVVQNKPETPLTRSELDEVYNLPYQKTYHPTYKKDGGIPAIEEVKFSIVSSRGCFGSCSFCAITFHQGRAVQSRSQNSIIEEAKYITTLPDFKGYIHDVGGPTANFRKAACKKQITEGLGACKNKQCLHPEPCKNLDVDHSEYLQLLRKLRKLPDIKKVFVRSGLRYDYIMADKDNKFLRELIEHHVSGQLKVAPEHVAEEVLQYMQKPAGNTYDKFRQKFFAINEQLGKQQYIIPYLMSSHPGSTLNSAIELAEYLRDTNYQPEQVQDFYPTPGTLSTTMFYTGLDPLTMKPVYVPKSKHEKAMQRALLQYKAPRNYDLVHAALIEAGREDLIGLGHRCLIKPKDVRPYANRVSSGKKKNNNSKGNDLRNNSSGRKTGNRSSNNNNKDRSTFKPKNNKNAKPIKKKKR is encoded by the coding sequence ATGGAAAATAAGTTTTTACCAATATGTAAACAAGATATGATAGATAGAGGATGGGAAGAACTAGATTTCGTCTTAGTAACAGGAGACGCATATGTTGACCATCATAGTTTTGGAACTGCTATAATATCAAGAGTTTTAGAAAACGCAGGATATAAGGTGGGAATAATAGCACAACCTGACTGGAAAAGTACAGATGACTTTATGAAGTTAGGAAGACCTAGATTAGGATTCTTGGTTAATGGTGGGAACATGGACTCTATGGTCAACCACTATTCGGTAAGTAAGAAGCATAGAGAAAAAGATATGTATTCTCCAGGTGGGAAAATGGGCCTTAGACCTGATAGAGCAACAATAGTATATTGTAACAAGATAAGAGAAGCATATAAAAATGTACCAGTAATAATAGGTGGTATAGAAGCTAGTTTAAGAAGATTTGCACATTATGATTATTGGAGTGATAAAGTAAGAAAGTCTATGCTAATAGATAGTGGTGCGGATATGTTAGTATATGGTATGAGTGAAAAGCAAATTGTAGAAGTTGCAAATGCTCTAAATGATGGATTCGATCCAAAATATATAAGACATATTAATGGAACTTGTTATGTCGCAGATAGCTTAGATGAGATATACGATGATTACGTTTTAATACCATCATATAAAGAAGTTTGTGACGACAAAGTTAAATATGCAAAAGCATTTAAAGTACAATATAATGAACAAGATCCATTTAGAGGTAAGGCTATTGTTCAAAAGCATGCAGATAAATATGTAGTTCAAAATAAGCCAGAAACACCTTTAACTAGATCTGAATTAGATGAAGTGTATAATCTTCCTTATCAAAAGACATACCATCCTACATATAAAAAAGATGGTGGTATACCAGCAATAGAAGAAGTTAAATTTAGTATTGTTAGTTCTAGAGGGTGCTTTGGAAGTTGTTCTTTCTGTGCAATAACATTCCATCAAGGAAGAGCTGTTCAAAGTAGAAGTCAAAACTCTATAATAGAGGAAGCTAAATATATAACTACTTTACCTGATTTTAAGGGATATATACATGATGTTGGAGGCCCAACAGCCAACTTTAGAAAAGCAGCATGTAAAAAGCAAATAACAGAAGGTTTAGGAGCATGTAAAAACAAACAGTGTTTACATCCAGAACCATGTAAAAATTTAGATGTAGATCATAGTGAATATTTACAATTACTAAGAAAATTAAGAAAACTTCCGGATATAAAGAAAGTATTTGTACGTTCAGGACTTAGATATGATTATATAATGGCAGATAAGGATAATAAATTCCTTAGAGAGCTAATAGAGCACCATGTAAGTGGTCAACTAAAGGTTGCACCAGAACACGTTGCTGAAGAAGTTTTACAATATATGCAAAAACCAGCAGGGAACACATATGATAAGTTTAGACAAAAATTCTTTGCTATAAATGAACAATTAGGAAAGCAACAATATATAATTCCTTATTTAATGTCATCTCATCCAGGTTCTACATTAAATAGTGCAATAGAATTAGCTGAATATTTAAGAGATACAAATTATCAACCAGAACAAGTACAGGATTTCTACCCTACTCCAGGAACATTATCTACAACAATGTTCTATACAGGATTAGACCCTCTTACAATGAAACCTGTATATGTTCCAAAGTCAAAACATGAAAAAGCTATGCAAAGAGCATTACTTCAATATAAAGCACCTAGAAATTATGACTTAGTACACGCTGCACTTATTGAAGCAGGTAGAGAAGATTTAATAGGCCTTGGTCATAGATGCTTAATAAAACCTAAAGATGTTAGACCTTATGCAAATAGAGTATCTTCAGGAAAGAAAAAGAATAATAATTCAAAAGGAAATGATTTGAGAAATAATTCTTCAGGGCGTAAAACAGGTAATAGAAGTAGTAATAATAACAATAAGGACAGAAGTACTTTTAAGCCAAAAAATAATAAAAATGCTAAGCCTATAAAAAAGAAAAAAAGATAA
- a CDS encoding ECF-type riboflavin transporter substrate-binding protein codes for MNNNKLSIKTIVAIGIGSAVFMILGRFGSIPSGIPNTNIETSYAYLALMAILYGPCAGFLIGLIGHGLKDLVFYGMPWFSWVISSAIVGLIIGLVYKKIKVNDGEFALKEIIIFNITQIIANIIAWFGVAPTLDIVIYAEPANKVYLQGAIGGISNMITIGVLGTLILLTYSKTKMKSGSLRIE; via the coding sequence ATGAATAATAATAAACTTTCAATAAAAACAATAGTTGCAATAGGAATAGGATCTGCGGTATTTATGATATTAGGTAGATTTGGCTCTATACCTAGTGGGATACCAAATACTAATATAGAAACATCATATGCATACTTAGCGTTGATGGCTATACTATATGGGCCTTGTGCTGGATTTTTAATTGGGCTTATTGGTCATGGATTAAAAGACTTAGTATTTTATGGTATGCCATGGTTTAGTTGGGTTATATCGTCTGCTATAGTAGGTTTAATTATAGGATTGGTATATAAAAAAATTAAAGTCAATGATGGTGAGTTTGCTTTAAAAGAAATTATAATTTTTAATATAACTCAAATAATTGCTAATATAATAGCATGGTTTGGAGTTGCACCAACATTGGATATTGTAATATATGCAGAACCAGCAAATAAAGTATATTTGCAAGGTGCAATAGGTGGAATTTCGAATATGATAACAATTGGAGTTTTAGGAACTTTAATTTTATTAACATATTCTAAAACTAAAATGAAAAGCGGAAGCTTAAGAATAGAATAG
- a CDS encoding ABC transporter ATP-binding protein gives MRKKIIEFKNFNFKYRVQAEPTLKDINLTIYEGEKVLIVGPSGSGKSTLAHCLNGLVPFYYRGDMSGELKINEQDIRTKNIFELSKIVGTVLQDPDSQFIGLTVGEDIAFKLENYCVEQKIMKEKVEKSARLVDIDKELQSSPYRLSGGQKQRVTLAGVTVDDVKVLLFDEPLASLDPATGKGAMELIDNIQKQDNKTVVIIEHRLEDVLHCDVDRIIVMDDGRIICDTTPDELLSSNKLGAVGVREPLYITALKYAGCDINTEMCPKSVKTLNIDNCKSKVKEWFEITKISQKQKKCDTILELQDVTFSYSQEKQILKNVSFKINKGDMVSIVGRNGAGKSTVSKLICGFYKPTSGKILFDGKNIENESIKSRSEKIGFVMQNPNQMISKTKVFDEVAFGLKIRGVDENQITERVHNVLKTCGLYGHRNWPISALSFGQKKRVTIAAILVLNPEVIILDEPTAGQDFKHYTEIMEFLIDLNKKGVTVIMVTHDMHLMLEYTNNVIVLSNGEKIADDSATNILTNKEIIQKANLKETSLHELAKKCNIDNSIEFVNKFIDYDRRVR, from the coding sequence ATGAGAAAAAAGATAATAGAATTCAAAAATTTTAATTTTAAATATAGAGTTCAAGCGGAGCCGACATTAAAAGATATAAACTTAACTATCTATGAAGGAGAAAAAGTTCTTATAGTTGGTCCATCTGGATCAGGTAAAAGTACCTTAGCTCATTGTTTAAATGGTTTAGTTCCATTTTATTATAGAGGAGATATGAGTGGAGAATTAAAAATTAATGAACAAGATATAAGAACAAAAAATATATTTGAATTATCTAAAATAGTAGGAACTGTATTACAGGATCCAGATAGTCAATTTATAGGACTTACAGTAGGTGAAGACATAGCCTTTAAACTTGAAAATTATTGTGTTGAACAAAAAATAATGAAAGAAAAGGTTGAAAAATCAGCTAGATTAGTAGATATAGATAAAGAATTACAATCATCACCGTATAGATTGTCTGGAGGTCAAAAGCAAAGAGTAACTTTAGCGGGAGTTACAGTTGATGACGTTAAGGTTTTATTATTTGATGAGCCACTAGCAAGTTTAGATCCTGCAACAGGAAAAGGAGCTATGGAACTTATAGATAATATACAAAAACAAGATAATAAAACAGTGGTAATAATAGAGCATAGATTAGAAGATGTGCTTCATTGTGATGTTGATAGAATAATTGTGATGGACGATGGACGTATTATTTGTGATACTACACCTGATGAACTTTTATCAAGTAATAAATTAGGCGCTGTAGGCGTTAGAGAACCTTTATATATAACAGCATTAAAATATGCTGGATGTGATATAAATACTGAGATGTGTCCCAAAAGTGTAAAAACTTTAAACATAGACAATTGCAAATCTAAAGTGAAAGAGTGGTTTGAAATCACCAAAATATCTCAAAAACAAAAAAAATGTGATACAATACTAGAATTACAAGATGTCACTTTTTCATATTCACAAGAAAAGCAAATACTAAAAAACGTATCATTTAAAATTAATAAAGGTGATATGGTGAGTATTGTTGGAAGAAATGGTGCAGGAAAGTCTACTGTATCTAAATTAATTTGTGGTTTTTATAAGCCAACTAGTGGAAAAATATTATTTGATGGAAAAAACATAGAAAATGAATCTATTAAATCTCGTTCAGAAAAAATAGGATTTGTAATGCAAAATCCAAATCAAATGATATCTAAAACTAAGGTTTTTGATGAAGTCGCATTTGGATTAAAAATAAGAGGTGTAGATGAAAATCAAATAACAGAAAGAGTTCATAATGTTTTAAAAACTTGTGGATTATATGGTCATAGAAATTGGCCAATATCAGCATTAAGTTTTGGGCAAAAGAAAAGAGTAACTATAGCTGCTATTTTAGTACTAAATCCAGAAGTAATAATACTAGATGAACCCACAGCTGGGCAAGATTTTAAACATTACACTGAAATAATGGAATTTTTAATAGATTTAAATAAAAAAGGTGTAACAGTTATAATGGTAACTCATGATATGCATCTTATGCTAGAGTATACTAATAATGTAATTGTTTTATCAAATGGAGAAAAAATAGCAGATGATAGTGCTACAAATATTTTAACTAACAAAGAAATAATACAAAAAGCTAATTTAAAAGAGACTTCACTTCATGAATTAGCTAAAAAATGTAATATAGATAATAGCATTGAATTTGTAAATAAATTTATAGATTATGATAGGAGGGTAAGATAA
- a CDS encoding energy-coupling factor transporter transmembrane component T family protein has protein sequence MNAEMLSYIKKDSPIHKLTGATKLICFLLWTITAMITYDTRVLVGLFIIGIIVFKLSKIEFKEISFVLYFILFFLLLNTLLIFLFAPYQGVDIYGTRHDLGHLIGPYTLTKEQLFYELNVVLKYFATIPMALMFILTTDPSEFAASLNKLGVSYKAAYTVSIALRYIPDVQRDYKDIAFAQQARGIDLSKNEKLIKRIKNSAAILMPLIFSSLERIDKISLAMELRAFGNNKKRTWFNIRKFEKKDYLSIIILILLLVVSVAMVKINGSRFYNPFI, from the coding sequence ATGAATGCAGAAATGTTATCATATATAAAAAAAGACTCGCCTATTCATAAGTTAACAGGAGCTACTAAGTTAATTTGTTTCTTACTTTGGACAATAACAGCAATGATAACATATGACACAAGAGTTTTAGTAGGTCTATTTATAATAGGTATTATAGTGTTTAAATTATCTAAAATAGAGTTTAAAGAAATTTCATTTGTACTTTACTTTATTCTATTTTTCTTACTTTTAAATACATTATTGATATTTTTATTTGCTCCTTATCAAGGAGTAGATATATATGGAACTAGACATGATTTAGGTCACCTTATAGGCCCTTATACTTTAACTAAGGAACAGCTATTTTATGAACTAAATGTAGTACTAAAATACTTTGCAACAATACCAATGGCGTTGATGTTTATACTTACAACAGATCCAAGTGAGTTTGCAGCATCTCTAAATAAGCTTGGTGTAAGTTATAAGGCTGCATATACAGTATCTATAGCGCTTAGATATATACCAGATGTACAAAGAGATTATAAAGATATAGCATTTGCTCAACAAGCAAGAGGTATAGATTTATCAAAAAATGAAAAACTAATTAAAAGAATTAAGAATTCAGCAGCAATACTTATGCCTTTAATATTCTCAAGTTTAGAGAGAATAGATAAAATAAGTTTAGCTATGGAGTTAAGAGCCTTTGGAAATAATAAAAAGCGTACATGGTTTAATATAAGAAAATTTGAAAAAAAAGATTATTTATCAATAATAATATTAATATTATTGTTAGTCGTATCAGTAGCAATGGTTAAAATAAATGGATCAAGATTTTATAATCCATTTATATAG
- a CDS encoding ABC transporter substrate-binding protein, protein MKKLIPTMLSIVLGTMIFTGCTNAEKVSTENKNAVVAKDVKVITPDGLPTIAIAKLAKEKTIIKEGYNINYSIEKTPETLSTSIMKEEADIAIVPSNMAAIAYNKTSNYQIAGTVGCGSFYLVSTENINDFDELVGTDVWNTGKGLTPDLTVKSILKDKGISVDSINFNYVNTTNELVPLLATGKATTGVVPEPALTTLIDKNPKIKIIKGLNDTWKEINKSENGYPQSTIIVKSSFAKENEEFVNLFLGQISNSIDWANKNGEKVGVYAKEIGASIQPDTISKSLERSNLKFIKIHNSQKDYENYYNKLMNFDSKSLGGNIPDEGIYFTEK, encoded by the coding sequence ATGAAAAAACTTATACCGACCATGCTATCTATAGTTTTAGGAACTATGATTTTTACGGGGTGTACTAATGCAGAAAAAGTATCAACAGAAAATAAGAATGCAGTAGTTGCTAAAGATGTTAAGGTTATTACACCAGATGGACTACCTACTATAGCCATAGCCAAATTAGCTAAAGAAAAAACGATTATAAAAGAAGGCTATAATATAAATTATTCAATAGAAAAAACACCAGAAACATTGTCAACTTCTATAATGAAAGAAGAAGCAGATATAGCTATAGTACCATCAAATATGGCGGCTATAGCTTATAATAAAACATCTAATTATCAAATCGCAGGAACAGTAGGATGTGGATCGTTTTACCTTGTTTCTACAGAAAACATAAATGATTTTGATGAATTAGTAGGTACAGACGTTTGGAATACAGGAAAAGGTCTTACACCTGATTTAACAGTAAAGAGTATACTTAAAGATAAAGGGATAAGTGTAGATAGCATTAATTTTAATTATGTAAATACAACTAATGAACTAGTTCCTTTATTAGCAACAGGTAAAGCTACTACAGGGGTTGTGCCAGAGCCGGCATTAACAACATTGATTGATAAAAATCCAAAGATAAAAATAATAAAAGGTTTAAATGATACTTGGAAGGAAATTAATAAATCTGAAAATGGATATCCTCAATCTACAATAATAGTAAAGTCAAGTTTTGCTAAAGAAAATGAAGAATTTGTAAATTTATTTTTAGGCCAAATTTCAAATAGTATTGATTGGGCGAATAAAAATGGAGAAAAGGTAGGAGTGTATGCGAAGGAAATAGGTGCATCAATTCAACCAGATACAATAAGTAAATCATTAGAAAGATCTAATTTAAAATTTATAAAAATACATAATTCACAAAAAGACTATGAAAATTATTATAACAAGCTAATGAACTTTGACTCAAAGTCTTTAGGAGGAAATATACCAGATGAAGGCATTTACTTTACTGAAAAATAA
- a CDS encoding ABC transporter permease produces the protein MKAFTLLKNKLDKNIVEVVLSCTILLFLWECIALFINNEIYLPTLGQVFKSLNNLVLQTGFFINIFMTIKRTIVSVLISLFLAMLIGVSGYISRIIRNFFKPINMIMQSVPMMILVVLALIWFNKDNAPYIVGILVVFPILYENILGALSSIDKTLLEMSNVYKLDLKDKIIKIYVPSIKFRLATIIVSTMSLGLKIVIAGEVYGQPDYGIGSMIQLEKVNFNTPGIFAWLIIVIIISGTLEILQKLILRRTFIWKR, from the coding sequence ATGAAGGCATTTACTTTACTGAAAAATAAATTAGATAAAAATATTGTAGAGGTAGTACTATCATGTACTATCCTCTTATTTTTATGGGAATGTATCGCTTTATTTATAAATAATGAAATTTATCTACCAACACTAGGACAAGTTTTTAAATCATTAAATAATTTAGTATTACAAACTGGATTTTTTATAAATATATTTATGACTATAAAAAGAACTATAGTTAGTGTTTTAATTTCATTATTTTTAGCTATGCTTATAGGTGTTTCAGGATATATAAGTAGAATTATTAGAAATTTTTTTAAGCCTATAAATATGATTATGCAATCAGTACCTATGATGATCTTGGTTGTACTTGCACTTATATGGTTTAACAAAGATAATGCTCCTTATATTGTAGGCATCTTAGTTGTATTCCCAATATTGTATGAAAATATTTTAGGAGCTTTAAGTTCAATTGATAAAACATTATTGGAGATGTCTAATGTTTATAAATTAGATTTAAAAGATAAAATTATTAAAATTTATGTACCGTCTATAAAATTTAGATTAGCTACTATAATAGTATCTACTATGTCGTTGGGATTAAAGATTGTCATAGCAGGAGAGGTATATGGTCAACCAGATTATGGAATAGGTAGTATGATACAATTAGAAAAAGTTAATTTCAATACACCTGGTATATTTGCATGGTTGATAATAGTGATTATAATATCTGGAACACTAGAAATATTACAAAAGCTCATACTAAGGAGAACTTTTATATGGAAGAGATAA
- a CDS encoding ATP-binding cassette domain-containing protein encodes MEEISLNIKNINKSYNEKVVFKNFEITLYKNKVNCILGKSGCGKSTLLNVLSKIIKNDTELYSEIEGMQMSYIFQEDRLIDWITIKDNINLVLKKNYNKADRESICKKYLKQVGIYEYKEYYPQMLSGGTRQRANIARAFVYPSQIIIMDEPFKSIDISSKKQIMNIFKMIIQKEKRTVIFVTHDIEEAMYLSDNINILGKTPTVSKMFFNDKTKFNKELIENSI; translated from the coding sequence ATGGAAGAGATAAGTTTAAATATAAAAAATATAAATAAATCATACAATGAAAAGGTAGTATTTAAAAACTTTGAAATTACTTTATATAAAAATAAAGTAAATTGTATATTGGGTAAATCAGGTTGTGGAAAGAGTACTCTTTTAAATGTACTTAGCAAAATAATAAAAAATGATACTGAACTGTATAGTGAAATAGAAGGTATGCAAATGAGTTATATATTTCAGGAAGATAGGCTTATAGACTGGATAACAATTAAAGACAATATTAATTTAGTACTAAAAAAAAATTACAATAAAGCAGATAGAGAAAGTATATGTAAAAAGTATTTAAAACAAGTTGGAATTTATGAATATAAAGAATATTATCCTCAGATGTTGAGTGGTGGAACTAGACAAAGAGCTAATATTGCAAGGGCGTTTGTATATCCATCTCAAATAATTATAATGGACGAACCATTTAAATCTATAGATATTTCAAGCAAAAAACAAATAATGAATATTTTTAAAATGATTATACAAAAGGAAAAAAGAACTGTAATATTTGTTACACATGATATTGAAGAAGCTATGTATTTATCTGACAATATAAATATATTAGGTAAAACACCTACTGTATCTAAAATGTTTTTTAATGATAAAACAAAATTTAACAAAGAATTAATTGAAAATAGTATATAG
- a CDS encoding aminopeptidase P family protein, translated as MMIKTRIEELRELMKQKNIYAYIIPSADYHQSEYVGEYFKSRQFMSGFTGSAGTLVVTLDEAGLWTDGRYFIQADSELSGSNITLFKMGEEGVPTVEKYLVEKMPKDSTLGFDGKVIGAKEGENLEKQLEFKNITIEYNYDLVDHIWKERTSLPDKKAFLLGTEYTGASFSEKLSRVRCAMKEKGATAHIITSLDDIAWIFNIRGGDIKSNPVVLSYAVIGLDNVYLFIDENKLNDEIKSELHKENVYIKPYSEVYDFIKSINNDEKVLLDPAKVSYAIYRNIPKGVQKIESTNPTILFKAMKNEVELKNIRNSHIKDGVAFTKFMYWLKTNVEKIKITEMSATEKLEQFRREQDKFIEPSFSTIAAYKEHAAMMHYSATKESDYTLEPKDLFLVDSGGQYYDGTTDITRTIALGSISQEAQTHFTNVLRGMIRLSKAKFLHGCRGYNLDILARGPLWDTGIDYKCGTGHGIGFVLNVHESPNGFRWRVVPDRDDSCVLEEGMVTTNEPGVYIEGSHGIRIENELVVRKAEKNEYGQFMDFEVVTFAPIDLDAVDKTLLLKDEKEYLNKYHKEVYNKIAPFLNDEEREWLKEYTREI; from the coding sequence ATTATGATAAAAACAAGAATAGAAGAATTAAGAGAATTGATGAAGCAAAAAAATATATATGCATACATAATACCATCAGCAGATTATCATCAAAGTGAATATGTAGGTGAATACTTTAAATCTAGACAGTTTATGTCAGGATTTACAGGATCTGCAGGAACTTTGGTTGTAACTTTAGATGAAGCAGGATTATGGACGGATGGAAGGTATTTCATACAAGCAGACAGTGAATTAAGTGGTAGCAATATAACTTTATTTAAAATGGGAGAAGAAGGAGTACCAACAGTTGAAAAATACTTAGTTGAAAAAATGCCTAAAGATTCAACGTTAGGGTTTGATGGAAAAGTAATTGGTGCTAAAGAGGGAGAAAATCTAGAAAAGCAATTAGAATTTAAAAATATAACTATAGAATATAATTATGATTTAGTAGATCATATATGGAAAGAGAGAACTAGTTTACCAGATAAAAAAGCATTTTTATTAGGTACTGAATATACAGGAGCGAGTTTTTCTGAAAAACTAAGCAGAGTAAGATGTGCTATGAAAGAAAAAGGTGCTACTGCTCATATAATAACATCATTAGATGATATAGCGTGGATATTTAATATCAGAGGAGGAGATATAAAATCAAACCCTGTTGTTCTTTCTTATGCTGTTATAGGTTTAGATAACGTTTATTTATTCATAGATGAAAATAAATTAAATGATGAAATTAAATCTGAGTTACATAAAGAAAATGTTTATATAAAGCCATATAGTGAAGTATATGATTTTATAAAATCAATTAATAATGATGAAAAAGTACTTTTAGATCCAGCTAAAGTAAGTTATGCAATATATAGAAATATACCTAAAGGTGTTCAAAAAATAGAAAGTACTAACCCCACAATATTATTTAAAGCTATGAAAAATGAAGTAGAATTAAAAAATATAAGAAATAGCCATATCAAAGATGGAGTTGCATTTACTAAATTTATGTACTGGTTAAAAACTAATGTAGAAAAAATAAAAATAACAGAAATGAGTGCAACTGAAAAACTAGAGCAATTTAGAAGAGAACAAGATAAATTTATAGAGCCAAGTTTTTCAACAATAGCTGCTTATAAAGAGCATGCAGCTATGATGCATTATAGTGCAACAAAGGAAAGTGATTATACATTAGAACCAAAAGATTTATTCTTGGTAGATTCAGGTGGACAATATTATGATGGGACAACTGATATAACAAGAACAATTGCATTAGGATCTATATCACAAGAAGCTCAAACTCATTTTACAAATGTTTTAAGAGGAATGATTAGATTATCAAAGGCCAAATTTTTACATGGTTGCAGAGGATATAATTTAGATATATTAGCAAGAGGTCCATTATGGGATACGGGTATTGACTATAAGTGTGGTACAGGTCATGGGATAGGATTTGTGCTTAATGTTCATGAATCTCCAAATGGATTTAGATGGAGAGTTGTGCCTGACAGAGATGATAGCTGTGTACTTGAGGAAGGTATGGTAACTACTAATGAACCAGGCGTATATATAGAAGGTTCACATGGAATAAGAATAGAAAATGAATTGGTAGTAAGAAAAGCAGAAAAAAATGAATATGGACAGTTTATGGACTTTGAAGTTGTAACATTTGCACCAATAGATTTAGATGCAGTTGACAAAACATTGTTATTAAAAGATGAAAAAGAATATTTAAATAAATATCATAAAGAAGTTTATAATAAAATAGCACCATTTTTAAATGATGAAGAAAGAGAATGGTTAAAAGAATATACAAGGGAGATATAG
- the ybaK gene encoding Cys-tRNA(Pro) deacylase, which translates to MVKRIYKGDIVVSKVKTNAMRILDSNKIAYNMYSYNVKKGEHVDGVEVAHQIEKDVNQVYKTLVAMGVSKNIYVYVIPVNEHLDLKKGAKVANEKSIEMINVNDINKFTGYIRGGCSPIGMKKLYKTFINESAITLDSMIVSAGKIGHQVELSPKELQSLINAEFSDIVK; encoded by the coding sequence ATGGTTAAAAGAATATACAAGGGAGATATAGTAGTGTCAAAAGTAAAAACAAATGCAATGAGAATTTTAGACTCTAATAAAATTGCTTATAATATGTATTCATATAATGTTAAAAAAGGTGAGCATGTAGATGGAGTAGAAGTAGCACATCAAATAGAAAAGGATGTTAATCAAGTATATAAAACACTGGTAGCTATGGGGGTTAGTAAAAATATATATGTATATGTTATACCTGTAAATGAGCATCTGGATTTAAAAAAAGGTGCAAAAGTAGCCAATGAAAAAAGCATAGAGATGATCAATGTAAATGATATAAATAAGTTTACAGGATATATAAGAGGTGGATGTTCTCCTATAGGGATGAAGAAGTTATATAAAACATTTATAAATGAAAGTGCTATAACATTAGATAGTATGATTGTTAGTGCTGGTAAAATTGGACATCAAGTAGAACTATCACCTAAAGAGTTACAATCTCTTATAAATGCTGAATTTAGCGATATAGTTAAATAA
- a CDS encoding fumarate hydratase, producing MRVIKSDEIIKKVKEICISANINLGNDVLNAINEGIKKEESSLGKNVLKVLIDNTKIAREKNIPLCQDTGMAVFFVKLGQQVIIEGDTIDEAINEGVRQGYEEGYLRKSVVDPISRINTKDNTPAIIHYELTKGDKLIIEFAPKGFGSENMSKLKMLKPSDGIEGVKKFIIEAVSDAGPNPCPPIVVGVGIGGTIDKCAQISKKALFRNVGNHNKDENIAELEIELLKKINDLGIGPQGLGGNTTALAVHIETFPTHIAGLPVVVNINCHASRHKKVII from the coding sequence ATGAGAGTAATTAAGTCAGATGAAATAATCAAAAAGGTAAAGGAAATTTGCATAAGTGCTAATATTAATTTAGGAAATGATGTATTAAATGCAATTAATGAAGGTATAAAAAAAGAGGAAAGTAGTTTGGGAAAAAATGTATTAAAAGTATTAATAGATAATACAAAGATAGCTAGGGAAAAAAATATACCATTGTGTCAAGATACTGGTATGGCTGTGTTTTTTGTAAAGTTAGGGCAGCAAGTAATAATTGAAGGCGATACAATAGATGAAGCAATAAATGAAGGTGTAAGGCAAGGATATGAAGAAGGTTACTTAAGAAAATCTGTTGTAGACCCAATTAGTAGGATAAATACTAAAGATAATACACCAGCTATAATTCATTATGAATTAACTAAAGGTGATAAGTTAATTATTGAATTTGCGCCTAAAGGATTTGGAAGTGAGAATATGAGTAAATTAAAAATGCTCAAACCTTCTGATGGAATCGAAGGGGTAAAGAAATTTATTATAGAGGCTGTTTCTGATGCTGGCCCTAATCCATGTCCACCAATAGTTGTTGGAGTTGGAATTGGTGGTACTATTGATAAGTGTGCTCAAATATCTAAGAAAGCGTTATTTAGAAATGTGGGAAATCATAACAAAGATGAAAATATAGCTGAATTAGAAATAGAATTATTAAAAAAGATAAATGATTTAGGCATAGGACCGCAAGGATTAGGTGGAAATACTACAGCATTGGCAGTACATATAGAAACATTTCCTACTCATATAGCTGGATTACCAGTAGTAGTAAATATAAATTGTCATGCATCAAGGCATAAAAAGGTAATTATATAA